The following proteins are co-located in the Dromiciops gliroides isolate mDroGli1 chromosome 2, mDroGli1.pri, whole genome shotgun sequence genome:
- the LOC122744534 gene encoding UPF0729 protein C18orf32 homolog has translation MVGIPCIIIPILLWIYKKFLEPYVYHLISPFVNCLWSKKGLKESSIEKKDKRDYKIAETNGISTPEPTESCNKKTD, from the coding sequence ATGGTGGGCATTCCTTGTATCATCATTCCTATCCTCCTTTGGATCTACAAAAAATTCCTGGAGCCATATGTATATCATCTAATCTCACCTTTTGTTAATTGTCTGTGGTCTAAAAAGGGTCTAAAAGAAAGCTCTattgagaaaaaagacaaaagagactATAAGATTGCAGAAACAAATGGAATCTCTACACCAGAACCAACAGAAAGCTGCAACAAAAAGACAGATTAA